From Mycolicibacterium nivoides, a single genomic window includes:
- a CDS encoding TetR/AcrR family transcriptional regulator, translated as MDIGADLLASDDAGTGRAGAERADAARNRAKILAAAATVFAGRDPRTVTMDHIATAAHVGRGTLYRRYPSTAAIAEALLDEHERALQQQLLSGEPPLGPGAPPAERLSAFYAAMAELLDTHADLALGAETGGARFATGAYGFWAAHVRALLMEAGVAEPDPLVDVLLAPLAAESFTHQRARGLSVEQIKGALTRLAHGILDPG; from the coding sequence ATGGACATCGGCGCAGACCTCCTTGCGTCCGACGACGCCGGCACCGGACGGGCCGGCGCGGAGCGGGCCGACGCGGCCCGCAACCGCGCCAAGATTCTTGCGGCAGCCGCCACGGTGTTCGCCGGCCGCGATCCTCGAACGGTCACGATGGACCACATCGCCACGGCAGCCCACGTCGGGCGCGGCACGCTCTATCGCCGTTACCCCAGCACCGCCGCCATTGCCGAGGCGCTGCTCGACGAACACGAACGCGCACTGCAGCAGCAGTTGTTGTCAGGCGAACCACCGCTTGGCCCGGGCGCGCCACCGGCCGAGCGGCTCTCCGCGTTCTACGCGGCGATGGCCGAACTCCTGGATACGCATGCCGATCTGGCACTCGGCGCCGAGACCGGGGGCGCCCGGTTCGCGACCGGCGCCTACGGTTTCTGGGCCGCGCATGTGCGCGCCCTGTTGATGGAAGCCGGTGTGGCCGAACCGGATCCGCTGGTGGATGTGCTACTGGCCCCCTTGGCGGCGGAAAGCTTCACCCACCAGCGTGCGCGTGGGCTGAGCGTCGAGCAGATCAAAGGGGCGCTCACCCGCCTCGCCCACGGGATACTCGATCCCGGGTAA
- a CDS encoding DMT family transporter: MSWLVLGLAGLVEIAWSQSIKPTEGFTRPLPTMVCVAVGALSVYLLSLAMRGLPVGTAYAVFTGIGAVGAIALGVLIHRDPLSVGRALALSMIVGGIALARFTNPD, from the coding sequence ATGAGCTGGCTGGTACTGGGTTTGGCCGGGCTGGTGGAGATCGCCTGGTCGCAGAGCATCAAGCCGACCGAAGGATTCACCCGTCCGCTACCCACGATGGTGTGCGTCGCGGTCGGGGCGTTGTCGGTGTACCTGCTGTCGTTGGCCATGCGCGGTCTGCCCGTCGGCACCGCCTACGCGGTCTTCACCGGCATCGGCGCGGTAGGTGCCATCGCGCTGGGCGTGCTCATCCACCGTGACCCGTTGAGCGTGGGGCGGGCCCTGGCCCTGTCGATGATCGTGGGAGGGATCGCGCTGGCCCGGTTCACGAATCCGGATTGA
- a CDS encoding FMN-dependent NADH-azoreductase: protein MPTLLHIDASARNRSVSRRIGAEFARSWRAARPDGRYLYRDVAADPVPFIGEGWTELCDAVLAAGSTDLDRLEELARTPEQAAAWAIVEPLLGELRSADIVLIATPMYNYSIPASLKAWLDQVTFPRMSLAPRRFVVATARGGAYSPGSPKAQFDYQERFLRDFVAGHYGVADTVFINAEMANARVDPALARFRSMHDDSTAQALAAARTLGKEYAK, encoded by the coding sequence ATGCCCACGCTTCTTCACATCGACGCCAGTGCCCGCAATCGCTCCGTGAGTCGCCGGATCGGCGCGGAGTTCGCCCGGTCCTGGCGGGCTGCCCGTCCGGATGGCCGGTACCTCTACCGAGATGTCGCGGCCGATCCGGTGCCGTTCATCGGGGAGGGCTGGACGGAACTCTGTGACGCGGTGCTGGCTGCCGGCAGTACCGACCTGGACCGGCTCGAGGAGTTGGCGCGCACGCCGGAGCAGGCCGCGGCCTGGGCCATCGTGGAACCGCTGCTGGGTGAACTGCGCTCGGCCGACATCGTGCTGATCGCAACGCCGATGTACAACTACTCCATCCCGGCCTCGCTCAAGGCCTGGCTGGACCAGGTGACTTTTCCGCGAATGTCCCTGGCGCCGAGACGGTTTGTCGTGGCTACGGCACGAGGCGGTGCGTACTCACCGGGCTCGCCGAAGGCGCAGTTCGACTACCAGGAACGGTTCCTGCGGGATTTCGTCGCCGGACACTACGGCGTGGCCGACACCGTGTTCATCAACGCCGAGATGGCCAACGCGCGGGTGGATCCCGCGTTGGCGCGGTTTCGGTCCATGCACGACGATTCAACCGCGCAGGCCCTTGCGGCGGCTCGCACTCTCGGCAAGGAGTACGCGAAATGA
- a CDS encoding zinc-binding metallopeptidase family protein, with protein sequence MRDFNCPNCGQHLAFENSLCLSCGSALGFSVDDMALLVITDTDQSDHAGAVDEDQYQLCANLHLAECNWLVRIGQGGQLCASCALTRTRPADTDTAAMASFADAEKAKRRLIAELHELKLPIVGRDQDSQFGLAFDLLSSESDKVFTGHHNGVITLDLAEGDDVHREQLRIAMDEPYRTLLGHFRHEIGHYYFYRLVAPSEDYSARFRELFGDPDADYQAALDRHYQDGPPAGWEDEFVSSYASMHAAEDWAETFAHYLHIRDTLDTAAAYGFAPAGATFDRKLLGPSGFDTIIEMWLPLAWSLNMVNRSMGHDDLYPFVLPPAVLEKMRFVHTVIDEVTA encoded by the coding sequence ATGCGTGATTTCAACTGCCCCAACTGTGGTCAGCACCTGGCATTCGAGAACTCCCTGTGCCTTTCGTGCGGCAGTGCGCTGGGGTTCTCGGTCGACGACATGGCGCTGCTGGTGATCACCGACACCGACCAGAGCGACCACGCCGGCGCGGTCGACGAGGACCAGTATCAGCTGTGCGCCAATCTGCATCTGGCCGAGTGCAATTGGCTCGTCCGGATCGGGCAGGGCGGCCAGCTGTGTGCCTCATGTGCACTCACCCGCACCCGGCCGGCCGACACCGACACCGCGGCGATGGCGTCGTTCGCCGACGCGGAGAAGGCCAAGCGCCGGTTGATCGCCGAGCTGCACGAGCTGAAGCTGCCGATCGTCGGCCGTGACCAGGATTCTCAGTTCGGACTGGCGTTCGACCTGCTCTCCAGCGAGTCCGACAAGGTGTTCACCGGCCATCACAACGGTGTCATCACCCTGGATCTCGCCGAAGGCGACGATGTGCACCGCGAGCAGCTGCGGATCGCGATGGACGAGCCGTACCGCACTCTGCTGGGCCACTTCCGCCACGAGATCGGTCACTACTACTTCTACCGATTGGTCGCCCCGTCAGAGGACTACTCCGCGCGGTTCCGTGAGTTGTTCGGGGATCCGGACGCCGACTATCAGGCCGCCCTGGACCGTCATTACCAGGACGGTCCGCCCGCGGGCTGGGAAGACGAGTTCGTGTCGTCGTATGCCAGCATGCACGCGGCCGAGGACTGGGCCGAGACGTTCGCGCACTATCTGCACATCCGCGACACCCTGGATACCGCGGCGGCCTACGGGTTTGCCCCGGCCGGGGCAACCTTCGATCGGAAACTGCTGGGGCCCAGCGGGTTCGACACCATCATCGAGATGTGGCTGCCACTGGCATGGTCGCTGAACATGGTGAACCGATCGATGGGCCACGATGACCTGTACCCGTTCGTGTTGCCCCCGGCGGTGCTGGAGAAGATGCGGTTCGTTCACACCGTCATCGACGAGGTCACCGCCTAG